CCGGCCCGGAGATATGGGAACAGACGGAAGGCAAAATAACACACTTCGTAGTAGGTGTGGGTACTGGCGGAACTATTTCCGGTGTGGCTAAATACCTGAAAGAAAAGAACCCCAATGTGAAGTGCTGGGGCATAGACACCTATGGCTCGGTATTCAAAAAATACCATGAAACAGGCATATTCGATGAGAATGAGATCTATTCGTATATCACCGAAGGCATAGGGGAGGACATCCTTCCTAAGAATGTTGACTTCTCCCTTATCGATGGCTTTACAAAAGTGACCGATAAGGATGCAGCTGTTTACACCCGTAAGCTGGCATTGGAAGAAGGTATCTTTGTTGGTAACTCAGCAGGGGCGGCCATCAAAGGGCTATTACAGCTTAAAGATGAATTCAGGCCGGACGATGTAGTGGTGGTATTATTCCACGACAGTGGCAGCCGCTATGTCGGGAAAATGTTCAACGACGACTGGATGCGCGAGCGCGGTTTCCTTGACGAGGAGATTACCAAAGCAGAAGACCTTATTAAAGACCATGCTGACAAACCGCTTGTTATTGTGCGTACCGAAGAGCTGGTAAGTCATGCTATCGAGCGCCTGCGCAAATACAAGATATCACAGATACCGGTTATCGATACCCACGGTTTCGTAGGCTCTGTAGATGAAACCGACCTGTTCCGCAGCTATGTGGAAGACAAGGACATCGCCGAAAAGCCGATACGCGAAGTGATGGGCAAGCCTTACCCTATAGTACAGAAGAATACGTCTATTGAGGAGATATCAAAGCTCATCAACAAAGACAACCAGGCCGTACTGGTAGACCTCGGCAACGGCAAGCACCATATCATTACCAAGCACGATATTATAAGCTCGATAAAATAAACTTTGAAGCCTCGCAATGCGGGGCTTCTTTATTAATGGAGTAACGAAAGGATATAGCCTGCAACGGAACCAAATACTATTATAAAAGCGCTGTTGAGTTTTGGAAATGTAAATAGCAGGGCAAAACTAAGCACCAAAATGGCAGCTGTTTCCCATGACCTGATAGTTTCGTAAGCCATTTGCCAGCAGATGGCGGCAATAACAGCCACCGAAGCAACATTAACCGCACTAAGGAATAACGCAAAGCTCCGGGAGGTTTTCAGCTTGGAAACGATCCTGTTAAGCAGTGCAACAAATACAAATGACGGCAGGAAGATTCCAGCTGTTGCAGCCAGTGCTCCCGTTATCCCGTTTACCTGGTATCCTATGAAAGTTGCGGCAGAAAAGACAGGGCCCGGGGTAAATTGCCCTACTGCGATGGCATCTGTCAGCTGCTGCCGGGATATAATGCCTGGGACAACCAATTCGGCATCTATGAAGGCAAAGAGTACATAGCCGCTGCCGTATAATATTGCACCTATTTTTAAGAATGTAAAGAATAAGCCGGGGCTTCCCATTGCCGTTCCCGACAAAGGCAGCAGCGATAAGCTTCGGATTTTTTGGCGGGAGCTGCGGGATTTGTAAGCCATATACAGGAGTCCCGCTCCAAAAAGAATGATAATCTCATTAAACCCAAGTAAAGCCATTGCCAGGCAGGTAAAGCCCAGAATAACGAGTTCAGTATTT
Above is a genomic segment from Flavobacterium album containing:
- a CDS encoding pyridoxal-phosphate dependent enzyme codes for the protein MKYAENILGTIGNTPMVKLNKITEGIDALVLAKVETFNPGNSVKDRMAVKMIEDAEADGRLKPGGTIIEGTSGNTGMGLALCAIVKGYKLICVISDKQSKEKMDILRAVGAKVVVCPTDVEPTDPRSYYSVSKRLAEETPNSWYVNQYDNLSNAKAHYEQTGPEIWEQTEGKITHFVVGVGTGGTISGVAKYLKEKNPNVKCWGIDTYGSVFKKYHETGIFDENEIYSYITEGIGEDILPKNVDFSLIDGFTKVTDKDAAVYTRKLALEEGIFVGNSAGAAIKGLLQLKDEFRPDDVVVVLFHDSGSRYVGKMFNDDWMRERGFLDEEITKAEDLIKDHADKPLVIVRTEELVSHAIERLRKYKISQIPVIDTHGFVGSVDETDLFRSYVEDKDIAEKPIREVMGKPYPIVQKNTSIEEISKLINKDNQAVLVDLGNGKHHIITKHDIISSIK
- the chrA gene encoding chromate efflux transporter is translated as MEHRLKETIALFARLGITAFGGPAAHIAMMRHEVVAKRKWMDDSAFMDLVGATNLIPGPNSTELAIHLGKERAGVKGLVAAGLFFILPAIILTGCIAWLYKNYGTLPEVEPYLYGIKPAIIAVILCAVWPMATASAKNTELVILGFTCLAMALLGFNEIIILFGAGLLYMAYKSRSSRQKIRSLSLLPLSGTAMGSPGLFFTFLKIGAILYGSGYVLFAFIDAELVVPGIISRQQLTDAIAVGQFTPGPVFSAATFIGYQVNGITGALAATAGIFLPSFVFVALLNRIVSKLKTSRSFALFLSAVNVASVAVIAAICWQMAYETIRSWETAAILVLSFALLFTFPKLNSAFIIVFGSVAGYILSLLH